In Spirochaetota bacterium, one genomic interval encodes:
- a CDS encoding glyceraldehyde 3-phosphate dehydrogenase NAD-binding domain-containing protein, whose amino-acid sequence MSSAVSPKAPVGVFGIGRIGKLLVWLISARKEHGAVVIATGRKTGRGVEDLATYLGYDSTYGPYSRFVGGFLGRGAVEVKNGELFLNGVRIIWLSDAAHRTPGGVPWAENGVEVVFDTTGKYTDPTVNDENALRGHLGHAKKVVLSAPFKIKKKGTPMPDDAVTLVGGVNFSAYDSARHSVISNASCTTNCCAPPIKALVDHFGERFISYSLTTVHAATNSQSVLDILPKDGEKDTRKKRSTLNNMIPTSTGAANAVIEVIPDIRELGIGSQASSIRVPTMTGSIVILDVSLLGDYDNEHVHGMFREYARKNPDIMRYSEEQLVSADIVGCTHSTIYDSRFTHRRTSKRGDRYYTMVDLNFWYDNEFGYVCSLGRLYDLLTGKH is encoded by the coding sequence ATGAGCAGTGCAGTGTCGCCGAAGGCGCCGGTCGGCGTTTTCGGCATCGGCCGAATCGGCAAGCTTCTGGTATGGCTCATCTCGGCGAGGAAGGAGCACGGGGCGGTCGTGATCGCGACGGGCAGAAAGACGGGCCGGGGGGTGGAGGACCTTGCGACCTACCTCGGGTACGATTCGACCTACGGTCCCTATTCGCGTTTCGTGGGGGGCTTTCTGGGCCGGGGCGCGGTCGAGGTGAAAAACGGCGAACTGTTTCTCAACGGCGTGAGGATCATTTGGCTTTCGGACGCCGCACACCGTACGCCGGGCGGCGTGCCCTGGGCGGAGAACGGCGTGGAGGTGGTGTTTGACACGACCGGCAAGTACACCGATCCGACGGTGAACGACGAAAACGCTCTCCGGGGGCACCTCGGCCATGCGAAGAAGGTGGTGCTCAGCGCCCCATTCAAGATAAAAAAGAAGGGAACTCCGATGCCCGATGACGCGGTGACGCTCGTTGGCGGCGTGAACTTTTCGGCGTATGACTCCGCGCGGCACAGCGTGATATCGAACGCGTCGTGCACCACCAACTGCTGCGCCCCGCCGATCAAGGCCCTTGTGGACCATTTCGGCGAGCGCTTCATCTCGTACTCGCTCACCACGGTGCACGCGGCGACGAACTCCCAGAGCGTGCTGGACATTCTTCCGAAAGACGGCGAAAAGGACACACGCAAAAAGCGCTCCACGCTGAACAACATGATACCGACCTCGACCGGCGCGGCGAACGCGGTGATAGAGGTGATCCCCGACATCCGCGAACTGGGCATAGGCTCCCAGGCATCGTCGATCCGTGTGCCCACCATGACCGGCTCGATCGTGATCCTCGACGTGTCGCTCCTGGGAGATTACGACAACGAACACGTCCACGGAATGTTCAGGGAGTACGCGCGCAAGAATCCGGACATCATGCGCTACTCGGAAGAGCAGTTGGTAAGCGCCGACATCGTGGGATGCACCCACTCGACGATCTACGATTCCAGGTTCACCCACCGTCGTACGTCGAAGCGGGG